A window of Sutcliffiella cohnii contains these coding sequences:
- a CDS encoding restriction endonuclease subunit S has product MKLNKLGNYIELVDIRNRDNLLTKDAIVGISTQKEFIPTKADLEGVNLVSYKIVPPHCFAFVADTSRRGDKMSLAYNKTNNDLLVSSISTIFKISSTEKLLSDYLYIYFKRPEFDRYARFNSWGSARETFSWDDMCDIDIDLPSLPIQQKYVDIYNAMLANQQSYERGLEDLKLVCDAYIEDLRRKMPCKRIGKYIERYDVRNGEKGTRNVMGISINKEFRIPTSKVNRNALANYKVVKPRQIAFVQTTHNEKVFAYALNNTSEDIVVSSVNEVFSTDETQLLPEYLSMFFNRTEFDRYARYHSWGSARETFTWNDLIEVEIPIPDIKVQHAIADIYTAYIARKKINEKLKAQLKDLCPVLIKGSLEEAKKV; this is encoded by the coding sequence ATGAAATTGAATAAATTAGGTAATTATATTGAACTTGTAGACATAAGAAATCGAGATAACTTACTAACTAAAGATGCAATCGTTGGAATTTCAACTCAAAAAGAATTTATACCTACAAAGGCAGATTTAGAAGGAGTTAATTTAGTATCGTATAAAATAGTTCCACCTCATTGTTTTGCATTTGTGGCAGATACATCAAGAAGAGGGGATAAAATGTCTTTGGCTTATAATAAGACGAACAATGATTTGTTAGTTTCATCAATTTCTACTATCTTTAAGATATCTAGTACGGAAAAATTACTTTCTGATTATCTATATATTTACTTTAAACGACCAGAATTCGACAGATATGCCAGATTTAACTCTTGGGGTTCAGCAAGGGAGACTTTTTCGTGGGACGATATGTGTGATATTGATATAGACCTCCCATCTCTTCCAATCCAGCAGAAATATGTGGATATCTACAATGCAATGCTTGCAAACCAACAAAGTTATGAACGTGGTCTTGAAGATTTGAAGCTTGTTTGTGATGCTTATATTGAAGATTTACGAAGAAAAATGCCGTGCAAGAGAATTGGAAAGTACATTGAACGCTATGATGTTAGAAATGGTGAAAAAGGTACTCGGAATGTAATGGGAATTAGTATTAATAAAGAGTTTAGGATTCCAACATCTAAAGTTAATCGAAATGCATTAGCAAATTATAAAGTAGTGAAACCACGCCAGATAGCTTTTGTCCAGACAACTCATAACGAAAAAGTTTTTGCTTACGCTTTGAATAATACATCGGAAGATATTGTTGTTTCCTCTGTTAATGAAGTGTTTTCCACTGATGAAACACAGTTGTTGCCTGAATATCTTTCTATGTTTTTTAACCGTACTGAATTTGATAGATATGCTCGTTATCATTCTTGGGGTTCAGCACGAGAGACATTTACATGGAATGATTTAATAGAAGTTGAGATTCCTATCCCAGATATAAAAGTTCAACATGCAATTGCAGATATTTACACTGCATATATAGCTCGCAAAAAAATCAATGAAAAACTAAAAGCACAACTAAAAGATCTGTGCCCAGTTCTAATCAAAGGTTCACTTGAAGAAGCGAAAAAAGTATAA
- a CDS encoding type I restriction endonuclease subunit R — MDYIFEKGKFTEEELEKAIITLFEQQNYTYINGEDIHRRYEDILLLDDLRDFIIKRYRSENLTENELEKIINRISLIQSSPLYIGNRETFWLVTEGFDLVRDDAKKVALHVDFIDFGEPSNNIFKVVNQYSVQGERLRRPDLLVFINGIPVAICEFKSAISEDTTVYDAWEQITIRYCRDVPKLMKYCFLSVISDGANTKMGSIFTPYEYYYAWNKANDLDKVSNGISSLLTMIKGAFARDRVIQLLRDFVFYPDDSKKYEAIVCRYPQFFGALKMLDNVKAHLRPDGDGKGGTYFGATGCGKTYTMLFLSRLITLRDRDAFNNPTIVIIADREDLDTQTSELFVTAKKYLHEYDVRSIETRKDLMDTLRDKPSGGVYITTIQKFCENTGLLSNRNNIICISDEAHRTQTGVGAKLKKTDKGVFTTFGFAKYLRDSFPNATYCGFTGTPIDETIAVFGDVVDSYTMKESSDDGITVRIAYEPRLARVILSDEQAKEIQRYYNKCSEEGSNQEQIEESQRAMSKMTKILGHPDRLKRLANDIVKHYEALCEERPEIVQKAMIVCADRTLAFRLLKEILAVRPDWGEKRKAEDESVLKEEQLDKLIPLPKINLVATQGENDEKDLFDLCGTKEYRKKLDKQFKNNDSNFKIAIVVDMWITGFDVPSLAAMYIDKPLQKHTLVQTISRVNRVFEGKEKGIVVDYIGIKDDMLEAVKKYGSPQESPIDEIKISLSVFRNHLSLIDDLLTGFNASNFYYGEPLERLMRLNMAAEYVQTSKELETRFMGLSRRLKGAYVICFPTGELTDEETAKSQFFLAIRSIIYKQTKGNAPDAEVMNRVVEEMVKNAIACTGIENIVDENKSVDLFSEEFIKQMNTIKLPISKFNALLKLLRKAINSYGRTNKVKAVEFDERLKKVVEAYNSRDKLVFTSEVVSEFVNDLSEELLKIFKDLQTDRTSFEGLGITYEEKAFFDILVKVRDDHGFPYANDKCLVLAKKIKDLVDDKAQFADWSTRDDIKNQMNMDLTVLLYKNGYPPEWDEEVFEKVMEQAENFKKFGD, encoded by the coding sequence GTGGATTACATCTTTGAAAAAGGGAAATTTACCGAAGAAGAGCTTGAAAAAGCTATTATAACTCTTTTTGAACAGCAGAATTACACCTATATCAACGGTGAGGATATTCACAGAAGATATGAGGATATATTGTTGTTGGATGATCTTAGGGATTTTATTATTAAACGTTATCGATCTGAAAACTTAACAGAAAATGAATTAGAAAAAATTATTAATAGGATTAGTCTGATTCAATCTTCACCTCTGTATATCGGAAACAGAGAGACGTTTTGGCTAGTAACTGAGGGCTTTGATTTAGTACGTGACGATGCTAAAAAGGTTGCTTTGCATGTTGATTTTATTGATTTTGGAGAACCAAGCAATAATATCTTTAAAGTCGTGAATCAATATTCAGTACAAGGTGAACGTTTGCGTCGTCCCGATTTACTTGTTTTTATTAATGGTATTCCAGTTGCCATATGTGAATTTAAATCAGCTATTTCAGAGGATACAACAGTATATGATGCATGGGAACAGATTACTATTCGATACTGTCGTGATGTTCCTAAATTAATGAAGTACTGTTTTTTATCAGTCATTAGTGATGGTGCTAATACAAAAATGGGTAGTATATTTACACCATATGAATATTATTATGCATGGAATAAAGCGAATGATTTAGATAAAGTATCTAATGGTATTAGTTCATTACTAACTATGATAAAAGGTGCATTTGCTAGAGACCGAGTTATACAATTACTAAGGGACTTTGTATTCTATCCTGACGATAGTAAGAAGTATGAAGCTATTGTTTGCCGATACCCCCAGTTTTTTGGGGCGTTAAAAATGCTTGATAATGTTAAGGCTCATTTGCGTCCAGATGGAGATGGTAAAGGTGGTACGTATTTCGGAGCAACTGGTTGTGGCAAAACTTACACCATGCTATTTCTTTCTCGTTTGATTACTCTCCGTGATAGAGATGCCTTTAATAATCCTACTATCGTAATTATTGCTGACCGAGAAGATTTAGATACACAGACTTCGGAACTTTTTGTTACTGCTAAGAAATATCTACATGAATACGATGTGCGAAGTATTGAAACTCGTAAGGATTTAATGGACACATTGAGGGATAAGCCTAGTGGTGGTGTTTACATTACTACTATACAGAAATTCTGTGAGAATACAGGATTATTATCCAATCGTAATAATATTATTTGCATTTCGGATGAAGCGCATAGGACACAGACTGGTGTGGGAGCAAAATTGAAAAAAACTGATAAAGGTGTTTTTACTACCTTTGGTTTTGCTAAATATCTTCGTGATAGCTTCCCCAATGCAACGTATTGTGGATTTACCGGAACGCCTATAGATGAAACAATTGCGGTATTTGGTGACGTAGTTGATAGCTATACTATGAAAGAATCAAGTGATGATGGTATCACTGTTCGTATAGCTTATGAACCAAGACTTGCGCGTGTTATTTTATCTGATGAACAAGCGAAAGAAATACAGAGATATTATAATAAGTGTTCCGAAGAAGGTTCGAATCAGGAACAGATTGAGGAAAGTCAGCGTGCTATGAGCAAAATGACAAAAATCCTTGGCCATCCAGATAGGTTAAAAAGGTTGGCCAATGATATTGTAAAGCATTATGAAGCATTATGTGAAGAAAGGCCGGAAATTGTTCAAAAAGCAATGATTGTATGTGCAGATAGAACGCTTGCGTTTCGTTTGTTGAAGGAAATTCTTGCTGTTAGACCTGATTGGGGCGAAAAGCGAAAAGCAGAAGATGAAAGCGTTCTTAAAGAAGAACAACTTGATAAATTAATTCCTTTACCAAAAATCAATCTTGTTGCTACCCAAGGTGAAAATGATGAAAAAGATCTTTTTGATCTATGTGGTACTAAAGAATATAGAAAAAAACTTGATAAGCAGTTTAAGAATAACGATTCTAATTTTAAAATTGCTATTGTTGTAGATATGTGGATTACAGGTTTTGATGTACCATCTCTCGCTGCAATGTATATTGATAAGCCATTGCAGAAGCATACCCTAGTTCAAACAATTTCCCGTGTTAACCGTGTGTTTGAGGGCAAAGAAAAGGGTATTGTTGTTGATTACATTGGAATTAAAGATGATATGCTGGAAGCAGTGAAAAAATATGGATCACCACAAGAAAGCCCAATTGACGAAATCAAGATTTCTCTATCTGTTTTTCGTAATCATTTATCTCTAATAGATGATTTGTTAACAGGATTTAATGCATCCAATTTTTATTATGGTGAACCATTGGAACGTTTAATGCGTTTAAATATGGCAGCAGAATATGTGCAGACCAGCAAAGAGTTAGAGACACGGTTCATGGGGCTGTCTCGACGCTTGAAAGGAGCTTATGTAATCTGCTTCCCAACAGGCGAACTTACTGATGAAGAAACAGCAAAATCACAGTTCTTTCTTGCTATACGCTCTATCATTTATAAGCAAACGAAAGGTAATGCACCTGATGCCGAAGTTATGAACCGAGTTGTAGAAGAAATGGTGAAAAATGCAATTGCTTGTACGGGTATAGAAAATATCGTTGATGAGAATAAATCAGTAGATTTGTTCAGTGAAGAGTTTATTAAACAGATGAATACAATAAAATTACCAATTTCAAAGTTTAATGCTTTATTGAAGTTACTAAGAAAAGCAATTAATAGTTATGGTCGTACAAATAAAGTTAAAGCAGTTGAGTTTGATGAGCGACTAAAGAAGGTTGTTGAAGCTTATAATAGTAGAGATAAGCTTGTATTCACAAGTGAAGTTGTATCAGAATTTGTTAATGATTTGTCTGAAGAACTTTTGAAGATATTTAAAGATTTACAAACAGACAGAACATCTTTTGAGGGACTAGGTATTACGTATGAAGAAAAAGCATTTTTCGATATTCTTGTTAAGGTACGTGACGACCATGGTTTTCCTTATGCCAATGATAAGTGTCTTGTTCTTGCAAAGAAAATTAAAGATCTTGTTGATGATAAAGCACAATTTGCGGACTGGTCTACTCGTGATGATATAAAGAATCAAATGAATATGGACCTAACTGTTTTACTTTATAAAAATGGTTATCCTCCTGAATGGGACGAAGAAGTGTTTGAGAAAGTTATGGAACAAGCAGAAAACT